In the Arachis ipaensis cultivar K30076 chromosome B04, Araip1.1, whole genome shotgun sequence genome, taaaaaaccttttcaggaaaaagagtgcatccagtaGTGAGATCTTTACTTTTTCTAgttgtagtaccttcttaggttgcaggcgtgccatgatctgggaagctctcgtccatcgagttcagacagtctatagtagcccttcccaagtacttctatgactcggtagggtcctttccagtttgctgctaactttccttctcctggtcgagttgttccaatatcatttcagattaggatgagataattttctgcgaaacttctcggcactaccctttgattatatctggaagccattcgacgctttagtgcttcttccctgatccgagctctgtcttggatttcaggtagtaggtcgagctcttccctttgaagttgggaatttgctccctcattgtaatgaaccactctaggcaatccttcctcaatctctactggattcattgcctctattccgtatgctaaccggaaggggaattcctttgtggtggagtgtggcatCGTTCGATACGCCTATAGAACTTATGGAAGCTTTTCTGCCCAAgttccctttgcgtcttgtaatctccgttttaacccggccaatatgactttattggcagcttcagcctgtccattggcttgcggatgttccacggaggtgtactggtgctttatgtttaagtcggctactatctttctgaagcctgcatctgtgaattgagtgccattgtctgtggtgatggagtgtggaaccccgaaccttgtgacaatgtttctatataggaatttccggcttctttgagcagtggcgttggctaggggctctgcctcgatccactttgtgaaatagtctatccctactatgaggaatttaacttgtcctgatccctgggggaagggtccgagaagatcaagttcCCATTTTGCAAGCGGCCAATGCgaagttacactgatgagctcttttggcagggcgatgtgaaagttggcatgtttctgacatggtgggcatgtctttacaaattctgtagcttctttctgtagcttcttttttaCTTATGTGCCAAATAAACTAAAACACTGTTCAATCTGAACATATTTAAGATATTTGCACCTGTTTGCCATTCACAGCATTGGTGGTTATGGTTCGCTAATACAAGAAAGCGAAAATTTTATATAGTCGACCCATATCACACGAAATCTCCGTCCGATGAGAGAACTACCCTGAATACATTCATTGTAAGTTATTTCTGTGTTCTGTATTTTAatagttgggtgtatttctgttcaATATAAGGTGTAACTTTGTGCTCCTTTGGGTGTATCTCATTATTGAAATTATCcatgtattactgatttgtttcaTCTTTTAAGGGATATGTAATTTCACAAATTAAAGTATATGCTGGGGGCACCTCTGAAATCAAGGGACAAGGACAAGGAAATTGTACCACCATACCTTCATATCTCGGGCCAAAAGACAAGGTATAAATCTTTCACTTTGAAAATTAAACTTTCCTAtatgtaatttgtaatttattttctttgttttcagctatgactgtgctATCTACGTAATGAAGTAGCTTGAGATATTTGAGCCCACAAACATTAAAAGGCGGAAGTATGACTGGGACAATTGGACACAGGTAAAtatgtttaaaactaaataactctCTATTACATTACTCAattaacatggttgattaaacAGAATATTCTTTTTAACTGTAGGACGAGGTGGATCACTTTAGAGTAGAATATGCTTCCCGGATTCTATTCCATGACATGAATTTAGACAAAGCTGAAGCCATTAGGGGAAGTaatgcaataagactgtccaagtcatcctcattgttattgagtccatattgtcagatagattctaaGGATATTGACACTGATTAATGTAAATGCTATATAGTCTTGTAACAAATTGAACACATACTGTAAAAAATTGCCAATTATAATCCAGTTTATTGTaaaatttctttcaataattaaactctctctgctgtattcaaaatgtctgaattacaggtactataatatcaggaaaaacatcaaaccaaatatacacccataacctcaCATTgtttacacccaaagaaagttgaaTATGCACCCATACATTTATCCCCCCTGATGCTTTATCCCTAAAATCCTGAAACCTAAACACTTAAAACCATCTATATGAAAACtgtattttataacataaaacCCTTAAATCGTTGTAAAAAAAACAAAcagtattttataacataaaaataaggttctgaagtatatatatgtatatatatgtaaaatgtgaaatacaagaaaattcagaaatacacccaaacgaacagtacttttacacccatattctgtaactatGCACCCAAAGGGTTATCCGctgctgctggtaccctgaactgataattcataacacgtgcttgatattggctggaatttgaatgcaccactgatacagcatcaaagaggtttaactgaatataacaaactcacatattagctaaactattaacgagaaaattaaactcaatcaccacgtatttaaagaacatcacttttacctcgtttaaagctttcgttttcttcttccttgtggcatttgcaatctgtttgcCCAACTTtaaacctagcctattttttggacgtcctcttgttcgaatcttTAGAGGgatttgaagctcgttaacggattcaaAATTGGCGTCTTCGtgagataaagaagatgtccccttcTTTTTGGCTTTCAATGattccatctcaaccatgacgTTATCATACGCACGGTGCAaaattgcagtcagctcctccgattctgatgcaaattcgcaaatattttgcgaacaaaaaaccaattggtcaaacctcttgcttcttggctccaacagtggctcgtcgtgactgctcttgatgtgtgtgtgtgttgccTCTTTACCTTCTTACTCCATCATTCCAGTATATATCTgggtgacacttggcttactcgttcaaagcttaacacgcttagtgcgtgacggcacagtatccctcttgactcgaataataagcattggcattttacctcggctgctactgagtcgtaagtaaccataaacttgttaataaaaaatattgagctggaaacttgttctccaacttcgtatactgaatagcctagagcagaATTCGTTAGTCTAGTtatgcaattcgcctttcctctgaattgtgcttggacttccctaaacttttgatgagtgtacacatcttgaaactgagcttcaatggaggatttggttgcacacagtatgaccgtatgaaaatttgcagcatctgattctctctctgcttgctccctgcttccgaggcaattatcgtattgtttcacaaattgaataagcgagctgttccgggaaataaacttgttaaaagatgaatgcatgctctcgctcatttgtgtgcttctcatccctgcccagaagtggtgatccagatagactggaacccatatatgacggtcttcatagagatctgtagaatacacccaaacacagactataaatacacccgaaaaaatatgcaatttacacctctgttgcagattttaaacaaacattacctgaaagccacttgttgtccacaagaccaaaattcagcagaaaatcattctaattcctatcaaatgagtctttcctatgagagttccaaacaacttcgctcatttcttgttcaatttctgcatgtcccttgtacccgtttaatttgcttggaatcttctttatgatgtgccaaatacaccaacggtgaattgttgttggcatacaggcctctaaagcccttttcattgatgcgcattgatcggtgagaaaccctttcggagcatttcctcccatgcaatgatgccaacattgaaataaccatttgaatgattcaatttcttcgtttttcatcaaagagcatccaagaagtgttgactgaccgtggtgattcaccccgacaaaagaaccacaaaccaaattatacctgaaacaaattaccatagtgcagaatagaaaatcattaggtacacccaacaaatgctttgtatacacccaaaaatacccaatatacacctctgccgcggattcataaaaatacattaatttagcatcataaacagggacagtttgttatctgtttgtattgtaggtagtgtcaaatgaaataacatctccgaaatactcaaaggcagctctacttcttgcatcggcccaaaaagctagcttaatcgattgatcctcctcgagttcaagctcaaaaaagaaattttgattcttctctttcattcttaacaaatattttccGAATTTCTTTGTATCTTCTTGTTCAGAAACATTACGAACTTCTCttgtaatgtaattcctcacatccttttcaataaaatttaactcgcggtgacccccggcagccgcaataaatgattggtaagttttgcttggtctaataccagcctcctcgttattctctattgtacgacgaatggacatgcttagttccctgtgctgtttgagcatctctgctttacttggacagcaagggtgtgaatgatccagcacaacctttgaaatgatccaagcaccaacatccttcaatgtgtgtatataaattcttgcaggacagtttaaaccggctgtcggattcgtcttctcggtcggagatattttagatttccattttccctctctgctacatgtaatcaattgattcttaatctcgtttcccttcctatttgtgctccaaactcttgtagaaaaccctgcagccttggcgtagttcctgtaaaatttttcagcatcttcaagggtagtaaaggtcattccaaccttgggaacaaactggtcatcaacaacagagagaggctgcagaatacaccatgtcaaaaacaaaaaatacacccaatcatgtctgatctAATACACCCAAACGACAATAACTCAACTAAAATaggaacaaactggtcatcaacaacagagagaggATGCAGAATACACcgtgtcaaaaactaaaaatacacccaatcatgtctgatataatacacccgaacggcaacaactcaactaaaataacaaaaaaaagtcataaactgtaatacacccacacttttccccaaaaaatacacccaaaaaattctaatctacacccgagcgtctgctataaattgcagataattaatcaaaactaatacattagattcaatcCACAAATTTATGTTCACGCGTTAGTTTCACAATCAATGTTCACGAACTATTCAGttacacaatgctatacaaataaCTGCAACAAAATTTAGAGTAATCGTATGTAAATCAAAtctcaggaacttcgttagattcaaattcataatccacttcgccctgattcagctgacaatctgaggttgaatcatccattatcttcaaaacgagtttaaactttgatttcagaaaacaaaaaatcgaATAAAAAACGAAGCAGGAGTTAGAGAGAGAGGAACTAACGTCGGTGACGAAGAACAAACCAGTGAGAAAGGAGGGGAAAAGAACgatagaaaaaaaaaggggaagaCGCGTGAGAAGAAGAACGAGCAAACTTGGAAAGAATgagaacgaagaaggaaacaaatcttttaaatttagtAGTTATATATACGCGGGATCTTTATATAGCGTGTGTAAAGGACAGGACGTAACACTTGCAGCGCGTTTTGGGAGTTTAGGGGTTAATTGACTTGTAATGCTTACAAGCCCTAATCACTTGTATGCAGAACTTTTCCGTTTTAACacttcatttatttttcttttctccacTCCGGCGATCCCCACATACTTTATACTTATACATACATCCTACTCTAAACTACTCCGCACTCTGTATCCTAAATTGTTACTTACATAGATTTCAAATTGTAGCTTACACATATAATATGTTTTCATTGCTCACTTCTTTTTTATTGATGTCATCTTTAATTTGTACCACTTATTCGTTCCCTAGTTGCATCACTCTTCCAAGCCATAATCATAGTTGAACATGATAGAAATTTTATCAGCTCAACATAGAAAACCAAAGAGAATGAAATAGTAAAAGtttggaattaaaaaaaaaacacgtaCATAAATGTCTCTCCAAAATGACACAAAAATATTGGATAAAAAACAGCATAGATATTTCTacataaaataacataaaaattcttgaaaaaacGTAACAGCCCAATAATTCTATAAAAAAAACACACAGAAgcaattaaaatagaagaaataaattTTCTTCCATATATATCTCTTCCGTATTATGAAAAATCTTATGtcaattttatgaaaaaatatattttttgtctttaacatttgtaattttttttaaaatattcttaATATTTAGTTACATTTAATTTTATCTCTAATGTGTTTtcaatttttgtcaaaattattcATGGGCATTAACTCCATGTAAAATATTAGGGACACAAATTGAATGAATTGaaaaaattatggacaaaattaaataaaactaaacgttaagatatattttaaaaaaattacaaatattaagaacaaaaaatataatttattctgATTTTATAACCATGATACTGTTGTTATCTTAAAAATACTGATCAACCTTCATAGATAAAGAGGGGCACATAGCATATGAATTACATTAAACAGAAtatcatttttaatttaatttaagatagaTTATTTGCTGAATTCTTAGACAGAAAACTGGCTAAtacattttatttgatttttctcttttaataaaaaaagagCAAAGCCAGCAACTAGAACAACATGGCCATATCAATTGGCATGATGGCACTCACATCGAGCGTTAAAGCAACGGCAGCCAGGAGGGCAATTGCGTTCACTCTCACAAGAAAGAACTATATCAATTTCTGCGTTTGGATCTTTAGCTTCAAACTTCAACCCTGAAAAAAATATGCATTTTTCATAATGCTTAATTAGCCccctttttctaaaataaatcatTACCTCTCatatcttaaattttttattttagtttttggtTGCTATGATAGTAGTTGGTGGATAGACAGAAACTGAAAGATTGAGATTGAGAGATAGAGACAAGAGACATATgctgaaataaattttagtattttatttggtGTAAAGTGAGAGAtataaattgaaacaagaatgaaattctaatttaatttgaaaaaaaggtaaaattggaattaattaattgaattgagggtattttaggtataaaatgttattaaagtttcaatttccatctctaaaatttcagtcccTTGTGTCCCTAATTTTTGAAAgtattgaaatactgaaattttgaggacagagacaaaaattttagtatcaATCTCCGAGCCAACAAATATAATACCGAATCTCAGTCTCCCAGTATCTATCTCAATAtctcaaaacaaacactacctatTAGACATGCTTAATTACTGAATCAGCCATGTCctcttttctcaatttttttccttcttgtatttttctatttatttgttGTCTTtactatttaaatatatattaatcaAAATGTATCATACTACtttaaaatttagaaatattaCTCTCCTCGAAAATTTATCCATAAAAATTCAGATCCAattaattttatgtgaaattaataactaagatttactaaataatttaatatatttgactaaattagcATAATACTTACGGCCGAATGAAATTGAACGGTGGTTATTAGTtattactaacctttttctttGAAGTCAGATCTATAATCACAGAAACGGTTAACACACAAACCGTTACCACACTCCACATTAGATAGGCATGCTCGTTTATCCAACTTATTGGTTTCTGCTGCGTTTGGATGTTCTAATTCAGCCTTTGCACCTGAAAATATATTCCATTTTCTTGTTATATGTAGTAGCGGATTGTATATATAATACTATAGTAGTGACTGAATAATACATGGTGAAAAAAGTATTTAGCTTCAATATAAATTAGAAAAAAgagatattaaaataattttatacaaacacttttttttttatcggATTCGAATAATAAGGCGTCTAAAATGTCATATAATATGTGATACTTTGCATATACTCTCAACCGCCGTTATTCACTAGAAAAAACACATATGCTTCAACCTCATCATTCCAAGCTCAATTACCTTCCACCCGTCTAAGGTAGTCGTACTCGGAACACTATTTATTGTTAATTGTGTTCCAATTCTATTACGTAACTAATAAGGATTCTATCAACTTTTGTCagtttataattgtgtttaaaaaaaatatctttctagatgtatctaataaaaatatttttttatagttgtgtttaatagaagtatcTTTATAGATATGTCTCCTTATGCATGTCAAtgctaattataattaaaatataataattaattattgttgacaataaattgacaaataatatattaataCCCTATATTTTTTCATTGTGTTTATATGTTTTCATTAAAATACTGGTGATGAGATGAATTACAAATAAATGTGAATTTGGGAGCATGTGGCAATATGGCATGCTCGTCAACCGCCGACCTTACCGCCTTGAGAATTGCCACTAAATAGTAAATAGCATATGTTGCGGTTGTGAAAATCCTCAAAATCGAAAAAGCGCCACTATATATGCCAGGATTGGTATATTGAAACTTATTcgttttagtttaatttcaaacTTAATAACAGTCATCTAAAACAGACAAGACAAGAAGTCATATATGGAAATAAAAGCGAATCAACCATGACACCTGTGAAAACATCCTTGGTGATTGGTCTATCTTCAAAACAATAGAGAACTTAAATGAAATATGAAAGTCGAAAGATCTATATACGAAAAAGTTATTGGGCTAATGTTAATTAATTTTAGAGTGAATATTTGTTCGTCCTTATAATTTATTTGAAGGACTacgaaattttcaataaaaaaaaatactcattttgattttaaatttttaacacaAAATACAATACGACAGATATAGAtatacaaattttaaatttttataagacACATAGACACATAAAATGACTATATCATGTCATAAAATTACTTCTCTAAAATACTTAAATTGATAAGAAGAGACACAAAATGATTATATCTTTAACAATATTAGGCAAAGTTAGAGAAAGTAAGTTAGAGATTATGACGTTATCATTCTACGgataatttgttaattttttattaaaatacagtTGAATATAAATACATACGTGTCGAAcgaatgtaaattttttttttattaaaacacaaTTGAACATATAAAATAAACATGCGTCAAACAAATGTTAATAAATATTGTGTTTGAAATATATCCTGACACATATAAATATACAATAACTCAAACAAAGTATTTGTGATCATAGTTTGATATatttgattaaaatttttttacattAACATACTATCATTTTCGTAAAGAAAACATCTTTCATATGATCCACTAGCCACCAAATGTAAGTTGCATACTCGCATATAATATAAAACCAACTTTATTCGGCATTTAATTACAGGATTATTGTTGCTTAATATGACAAAAAATTCATAATTACGATTGTTTGTTGTGATATATATTAtaattatcaatgactaatttattttataataatattatatattcaaattttttattaattaaattcaattaagttagtcttttattttaaatttagatCTATAacattattctttattttattaagtGAATCAAGACCACAACGTACTACCAAAACATCCGTGGTCTTCATTCTTCAAAAGACGATTGTTAATTTGAATGAAATAAAAGAATGAAGAAATCTGTACATGATGATGATTATCATAAGCTAGGGataatgttaattaattaattccatatataaataaattatgtgAAGTTAtccaaagagaaaaaagaaaagaaaagaagaagaacaaattaCCTAATGAAGCAAATGCCAAGAGGAGGAAAAAGAAACCAAGCTTAGCCAGAGAACTGTCCATGTTTTGTTTAGTACTTTGTCTGAGNNNNNNNNNNNNNNNNNNNNNNNNNNNNNNNNNNNNNNNNNNNNNNNNNNNNNNNNNNNNNNNNNNNNNNNNNNNNNNNNNNNNNNNNNNNNNNNNNNNNNNNNNNNNtatatatttattatataaaaaattacgcatttatttcaataataattaaaaacgTAATCTCATTTATGACATTTAAATATAGCTGCTTTCCTTAAATGTCATATCTCcatgatttaattttaaaattattgtgATGTATATCTATACAATAATACTCTACATTCATGTAATAACCCTAATCAAGTCATTCAAATAATATTTCATTCACGTACCTCCCCCTCCTGAGTTATTTCAAATGCACGCGCGTCCCCCTCCTCTGCTATTAACGTAATTACGTAAATTTTCTTTCTCAACGTAAATCTTTTTTGATCTGCATTGCAATTTTTTTCTCTGCTCTCGTTGTTCTTCTTTACTGCTCGTCATTCTTGTTCATTTTTTCCTCTGCTGTTCGTTGTTGTTCTTCGTTTGCTTCTTCGATCTCCATTGCATTTATCTTCTTCCCATTATTTTTcgtcttcttcttcgatccgcATAGGATTTATCTTCTTCGTGTTCAAATTTCAATAAcctatcaaaacaatgaatgctaATTCAACTTTAAACCAGTTGAATCAGAGCGATTTGAATTATTCTTCCGAATCGAATCaagcagacaaggtttagattattcaattttgaattgaattgaatggaatagaATTGCTAAATTCTAGACGCAGGTgttctaaattgaattgaatggaatggaatGCAATCTCTAAATTCTAGACGTAGgtctttcaaatttgattttatatatacAATGTTTGGTTCATTTAGTATTGTACATTGGTTTTGTTTAGAGAGTATTTCTCGGTTCATTCTAGACGCAGGTGTTctgaattttaatttatataatggacaatgcTCAGTTCATTTAGTGTTATACAATGGTTTCACATTAATAATATTTTCGATTCATTCTGGAGGCAGCTGTTCCAATTCGAATTTTTATAATGGACAATGCTTGGTTCATTTACTGCTATACAATGATttcatattaataatattttcggttcattctaCAGTTTGTGTGTGTTGATGATGAACAATTTGTCCCAAAGGTTGGGATGAttttcaagacactagaagaagTTGGAAAGTTCTACAAAGATTATTCCAAACTTTCCGGTTTTTATACCAAAATAAGGTACATGACTCGGAAGGgagacgagattaagaatcaactaatcgtATACAATAGAGAGAGGCTCTTGATGTTTAGGTGTTTCTGAAATTGAATACTGATaacaacatttttttttcaaattagcttTATGCAATAATGCTATATACACTTTTTTCGGTTCATCTAGTGTATTAATTTTGGTTTATCTGTGTTTTTGGGGCTCTTGATGTTTGATAAATACCTTGAATCCATTCACTATGAACTTAGAACAAAACAGCAGCCCAGACAATTCCAacagatatatacattaacattagaTTTTCCATTaacattcacatatatacattaaaGAAGAAGTGTTtgcttttttaaacaagttaaacaaattAGTGTTAATTACAATGAGTCAAAGAAACTACAACCTA is a window encoding:
- the LOC107637581 gene encoding uncharacterized protein LOC107637581; this encodes MDSSLAKLGFFFLLLAFASLGAKAELEHPNAAETNKLDKRACLSNVECGNGLCVNRFCDYRSDFKEKGLKFEAKDPNAEIDIVLSCESERNCPPGCRCFNARCECHHAN